One genomic window of Bacillus mycoides includes the following:
- a CDS encoding S66 family peptidase: MALPKALKYGDTIGIYSPSSPVTYTSPKRFERAKLYLQKKGFHILEGSLTGQYDYYRSGSIKDRAEELNDLIRNPNVSCIMSTIGGMNSNSLLPYIDYASFQKKPKIMIGYSDATALLLGIYAKTGIPTFYGPALVPSFGEFEPFVDCTYKYFADTLLTDQHLPYNINQPLFWSDEFINWEEKTKEKDLLPNNWISVIGGKAAGRIIGGNLNTIQGIWGSLYMPHIQEGDILFIEDSSKNAATLERSFSLLKINGVFDKVSGIILGKHEQFDDCGTNRKPYEILLEVLQNQKLPFLADFDCCHTHPMITLPIGIQVAMDATNKTIQIIEQWKI, from the coding sequence ATGGCACTTCCAAAAGCATTAAAATATGGCGATACAATTGGCATCTACTCTCCCTCTTCACCAGTAACCTATACTTCTCCAAAAAGATTTGAGCGAGCAAAATTATACCTACAAAAGAAAGGATTTCATATATTAGAAGGTTCACTAACAGGTCAATATGATTATTATCGTTCAGGGAGCATTAAAGATCGTGCTGAGGAACTAAATGACTTGATTAGAAACCCTAACGTTTCTTGTATCATGTCGACAATTGGGGGAATGAATTCAAATTCATTATTACCTTATATTGATTATGCTTCTTTTCAAAAAAAACCTAAAATAATGATTGGCTATTCCGACGCAACAGCGTTATTACTAGGAATTTATGCAAAAACAGGAATTCCTACATTTTATGGTCCAGCACTCGTTCCTTCTTTTGGTGAATTTGAACCTTTCGTAGATTGCACGTACAAATATTTTGCGGATACTTTATTAACTGATCAACACCTTCCTTACAACATAAACCAGCCGTTATTTTGGTCAGATGAATTTATTAATTGGGAAGAAAAAACAAAAGAAAAAGATCTTCTACCGAACAATTGGATTTCAGTAATTGGTGGAAAAGCTGCTGGACGTATTATTGGTGGGAATTTAAACACTATACAAGGTATTTGGGGTAGCCTCTATATGCCACATATTCAAGAAGGTGACATTCTCTTTATTGAAGATAGCTCAAAAAATGCAGCTACTCTCGAAAGAAGTTTTTCATTACTTAAAATTAACGGCGTTTTTGATAAAGTTTCAGGTATCATCCTTGGAAAACATGAGCAATTTGATGATTGTGGTACAAATCGAAAACCTTACGAAATACTATTAGAAGTATTACAAAATCAAAAACTTCCTTTTCTAGCCGATTTTGATTGTTGTCATACTCATCCAATGATTACTTTGCCAATAGGTATTCAAGTAGCGATGGATGCAACAAATAAAACAATACAAATTATAGAACAGTGGAAAATCTAA
- a CDS encoding D-alanyl-D-alanine carboxypeptidase family protein, giving the protein MKWLKWGRLTILLVVILGICWFFFQGVQKSETNVDTQPLQVAELPKTGLSEKVVPQKYIPPEIDAKAAIIIDASNGDVIYQNNENEAVAPASMSKMMTAYLVLESIHNGKVRWEDPVKISAKSAQTEGAKIPMQVNDTLTVKDLYHALMIESANNSAVALAEHVAKTEKNFVQLMNEKAQQLEMSDKAKFANASGLQEPDGSETKMTAADVAKLAYHLIKDYPEILEVTHLRQSQLAFNNINVTNTNEMLNKNNKALYIEGIDGLKTGFTDSAGYCFTGTAKQGDNRIITVVMGTKSKTKRFTETNKLMSYAFQLLN; this is encoded by the coding sequence ATGAAGTGGTTAAAATGGGGAAGATTAACAATCCTATTAGTAGTGATTCTGGGTATATGTTGGTTCTTTTTCCAAGGAGTTCAAAAGAGTGAAACAAATGTAGATACTCAGCCTTTACAAGTGGCAGAGCTACCTAAAACAGGGCTATCTGAAAAAGTAGTTCCACAAAAATATATACCACCAGAAATTGATGCAAAAGCAGCTATTATTATCGATGCGAGTAATGGAGATGTTATTTATCAAAATAATGAAAATGAAGCTGTTGCCCCTGCTAGTATGTCAAAAATGATGACAGCATATCTCGTTTTAGAGAGTATACATAATGGGAAAGTCCGCTGGGAAGATCCAGTGAAAATAAGTGCGAAATCGGCACAAACAGAGGGTGCAAAAATCCCAATGCAAGTAAATGATACATTAACTGTTAAAGACTTATATCATGCGTTAATGATTGAATCGGCTAATAATTCGGCTGTCGCTTTAGCAGAACATGTAGCTAAGACAGAAAAAAACTTTGTTCAACTTATGAATGAAAAAGCCCAGCAGTTAGAAATGTCAGATAAAGCTAAATTCGCGAATGCTTCCGGATTACAGGAGCCCGACGGAAGTGAAACAAAAATGACAGCAGCTGACGTAGCAAAGTTAGCGTATCATCTTATAAAAGACTACCCAGAGATATTAGAAGTGACTCACTTACGTCAAAGTCAGTTAGCATTTAATAATATTAATGTTACAAACACAAATGAGATGTTAAACAAAAATAATAAAGCTTTATATATAGAAGGAATAGACGGATTAAAAACAGGATTTACAGATAGCGCAGGGTATTGTTTTACAGGTACTGCAAAACAAGGCGATAATCGAATTATTACAGTTGTTATGGGGACAAAAAGTAAAACAAAACGTTTTACAGAAACAAATAAATTAATGTCCTATGCATTTCAATTGCTTAATTAG
- a CDS encoding nitroreductase family protein, with translation MAKDFYSAIEDRRSIYAISKEQVVSDERIQEVIYHAVKHTPSAFNSQSARVVVLLGEQHDKLWNVTKETLRKIVPENNFAPTEEKMNAFKSGYGTVLYFEDSKVVESLQENFALYKDNFPTWSQQSSGMLQFAIWTALEIEGFGATLQHYNPLIDEEVRKEWDVPGNWKLTAQMPFGKPVVSAGDKEYQPLETRVKIYK, from the coding sequence ATGGCAAAAGATTTTTACTCAGCAATTGAAGACAGAAGATCTATTTACGCGATTAGTAAAGAGCAAGTAGTTTCTGATGAAAGAATTCAAGAAGTGATTTATCATGCTGTGAAACATACACCTTCGGCTTTTAATTCTCAAAGTGCAAGAGTTGTTGTATTACTAGGTGAACAACACGACAAATTATGGAATGTTACGAAAGAAACGTTACGAAAAATTGTACCTGAAAATAATTTTGCACCTACTGAAGAGAAAATGAATGCATTTAAAAGTGGCTATGGAACAGTTTTGTATTTCGAAGATAGTAAAGTAGTAGAAAGTTTGCAAGAGAACTTTGCACTATACAAAGATAATTTTCCTACATGGTCTCAGCAATCTTCTGGAATGTTGCAATTTGCGATTTGGACAGCATTAGAGATTGAAGGTTTTGGTGCTACACTACAGCATTATAATCCGTTGATTGATGAAGAAGTAAGGAAAGAATGGGATGTACCTGGAAACTGGAAGTTAACTGCGCAAATGCCATTTGGTAAACCAGTAGTTTCTGCAGGAGATAAAGAATATCAGCCATTAGAAACTCGTGTGAAAATTTACAAATAA
- the entFM gene encoding enterotoxin EntFM yields the protein MKKVIAGLAAASVVGVAVPGMDSAHAQVSNDALKEINGQTQTQTQTTVTETKTVETTSELKYTVTADVLNVRSGAGTGHNVISKVKSGQVLQVIGQENGWFKVSVNGQTGYVSGDFVTTGGNKGTTTTVQQGTGTYTVNVSSLNVRTGPSASHTVLGSVNKGKTVQVVGEVQDWFKINFNGGTGYVSKDFVTKGGSAVSNETQQPTTNNNNNNTTTVQTGGSYVVNTGALKVRTGPATYNPVIGGVTNGTVLNVTGAENGWYKINHNGRTGYVSADFVKFVKGGVNNVVTGGNQGTNQVQKPTAPTGGDTSSIAGFARSLNGSPYRTAGTTPAGFDCSGFIHYVLNQTGHNGARQTVAGYWSSKTKTSNPQPGDLVYFQNTYKSGPSHMGVYLGNGQFISAETDTTGVRISSVSNSYWSKHLLGYTKAY from the coding sequence ATGAAAAAAGTAATCGCAGGTTTAGCAGCAGCATCTGTAGTAGGTGTAGCAGTTCCTGGAATGGATTCTGCTCATGCACAAGTTTCAAATGATGCGCTAAAAGAAATTAATGGACAAACTCAAACTCAAACTCAAACGACTGTAACTGAAACAAAAACGGTAGAAACAACTTCTGAATTAAAATACACAGTAACAGCTGATGTATTAAATGTACGTTCAGGTGCTGGTACAGGACATAACGTTATTTCTAAAGTGAAATCAGGTCAAGTACTTCAAGTAATTGGACAAGAAAACGGTTGGTTCAAAGTTAGTGTAAATGGTCAAACAGGTTATGTAAGTGGGGACTTCGTAACAACTGGTGGCAATAAAGGAACTACTACTACTGTTCAGCAAGGAACAGGTACTTACACAGTAAACGTTTCTTCATTAAACGTACGTACAGGCCCAAGTGCATCTCATACTGTTTTAGGTTCTGTAAATAAAGGAAAAACAGTTCAAGTTGTAGGTGAAGTTCAAGATTGGTTTAAAATTAACTTCAATGGTGGAACTGGATACGTAAGCAAAGACTTCGTAACAAAAGGTGGTTCAGCTGTATCTAACGAAACTCAGCAACCAACTACAAACAACAACAACAACAATACTACTACAGTTCAAACTGGTGGATCATATGTTGTTAACACAGGTGCTTTAAAAGTACGTACAGGTCCAGCTACATATAACCCTGTAATTGGTGGGGTAACAAACGGTACAGTATTAAACGTTACTGGCGCTGAAAATGGTTGGTATAAAATTAACCATAATGGCCGCACTGGTTACGTAAGTGCAGACTTTGTTAAGTTTGTAAAAGGCGGAGTGAACAATGTAGTTACTGGTGGTAACCAAGGTACGAACCAAGTACAAAAACCAACAGCACCAACAGGTGGAGATACATCTTCAATCGCTGGATTCGCTAGATCTTTAAATGGTTCACCATACAGAACTGCTGGTACAACACCTGCTGGTTTTGACTGCAGTGGATTCATTCACTACGTATTAAATCAAACTGGTCATAACGGCGCTCGTCAAACAGTTGCTGGATACTGGAGCTCTAAAACAAAAACTAGCAATCCACAACCAGGTGATTTAGTATACTTCCAAAATACTTATAAATCAGGTCCTTCTCACATGGGCGTTTACTTAGGTAATGGACAGTTCATCAGTGCAGAAACTGACACAACTGGTGTACGCATTAGCTCTGTAAGCAACTCTTACTGGAGTAAGCACCTATTAGGTTACACAAAAGCATACTAA
- a CDS encoding alpha/beta fold hydrolase, giving the protein MQTNTHSEKETIIFIHGLVGNRRAFKKEHKRFSASYNIITYDLLGHGDDKGEAIDFSIQRLVDQLLNLYEKEGIKKAHICALSYGCYISTTFAQMHPEKVLSICHIGGHYNNPSRLYNVFQKFWEKRGDEYSSWLSQYASTIFPSGILRANPFAVISRNIYYRFGLQLHSSIIAESLRHRLEFDLKSKLKALPHPILWVMGEHDHLYKSCLFDLKSILPNVLYKEIPLAGHAANLFRPNYFHDLYAKFLHGKLT; this is encoded by the coding sequence TTGCAAACAAATACACATTCCGAAAAGGAAACAATCATTTTTATTCATGGATTAGTTGGAAATCGCCGCGCCTTCAAAAAAGAGCATAAACGATTTTCTGCATCCTACAACATTATAACTTATGATTTATTAGGTCACGGCGACGATAAAGGAGAAGCTATCGACTTTTCAATACAGCGCCTCGTAGATCAATTATTGAACTTGTATGAAAAAGAGGGAATTAAAAAGGCTCATATTTGTGCTCTAAGCTATGGCTGTTATATCTCTACGACATTTGCACAAATGCATCCAGAAAAAGTATTGAGCATTTGTCATATTGGTGGACATTATAATAACCCTTCCCGTTTATATAATGTTTTTCAGAAATTTTGGGAAAAACGTGGTGATGAATATTCATCTTGGCTTTCTCAGTATGCTAGTACTATTTTTCCAAGTGGAATACTAAGGGCAAATCCGTTCGCTGTTATTTCACGAAATATTTATTACCGTTTCGGATTACAATTACACTCGTCCATTATTGCTGAGTCATTACGACATCGCTTAGAATTCGACTTGAAATCTAAATTAAAAGCACTTCCCCATCCTATATTATGGGTGATGGGAGAACATGATCATCTCTATAAATCTTGTCTCTTTGATTTGAAGTCCATTCTTCCGAACGTTTTATATAAAGAAATTCCATTAGCAGGTCATGCAGCAAACTTATTCCGTCCAAACTATTTTCATGATTTATATGCTAAGTTTTTGCATGGGAAATTGACATAA